A region of Ictalurus furcatus strain D&B chromosome 1, Billie_1.0, whole genome shotgun sequence DNA encodes the following proteins:
- the LOC128614097 gene encoding myosin-7 — protein sequence MGDAHMAEFGAAAAFLRKSDMERLEAQTRPFDMKRECFVPDAEEEFIKATIISRDGDKVTCNTSKGTTVTVKESEINPQNPPKFDKIEDMAMFTFLHEPAVLFNLKERYAAWMIYTYSGLFCVTVNPYKWLPVYNQDVVVAYRGKKRTEAPPHIFSISDNAYQYMLSDRENQSVLITGESGAGKTVNTKRVIQYFASIAAGGSARKDTCDKKGTLEDQIIQCNPALEAFGNAKTIRNDNSSRFGKFIRIHFGATGKLASADIETYLLEKSRVTFQLKAERDYHIFYQILSQRKPELLEMLLITVNPFDYAFISQGETQVASINDGDELMGTDEAFDVLGFTQEEKNSIYKLVGAIMHFGNMKYKQKQREEQAEADGTEDADKASYLMGLNSADLIKALCHPRVKVGNEWVTKGQSVQQVYYAIGALSKSVYEKMFLWMVVRINQSLETKQPRQYFIGVLDIAGFEIFDFNTFEQMCINFTNEKLQQFFNHHMFVLEQEEYKKEGIEWEFIDFGMDLQACIDLIEKPMGIMSILEEECMFPKASDTTFKAKLYDNHLGKSANFQKPRIVKGKPEAHFSLVHYAGTVDYNIFNWLVKNKDPLNETVVGLYQKSTMKLLAILFANYAAADSESSGKTKEKKKKGSSFQTVSALHRENLNKLMTNLRSTHPHFVRCIIPNETKTPGAMENPLVMHQLRCNGVLEGIRICRKGFPNRILYGDFKQRYRILNPAAIPEGQFIDSRKGAEKLLGSLDIDHSQYKFGHTKVFFKAGLLGLLEEMRDDRLSLIITGIQSRVRGLLSRMEFQKIVERRDGLLVIQWNIRAFMSVKNWPWMKLYFKIKPLLRSAEAEKEMANMKEEFLKLKEAYAKSEARRKELEEKMVTLLQEKNDLQLQVQSEQDNLCDSEERCEGLIKNKIQLEAKCKELTERLEDEDEMNAELTAKKRKLEDECSELKKDIDDLELTLAKVEKEKHATENKVKNLTEEMAALDEIIAKLTKEKKALQEAHQQTLDDLQSEEDKVNTLTKANAKLEQQVDDLEGSLEQEKKLRMDLERAKRKLEGDLKLTQESIMDLENDKQQLEERMKKKDFEISQLNSKIEDEQAMAAQLQKKLKELQARIEELEEELEAERAARAKVEKQRADLARELEEISERLEEAGGATVAQIEMNKKREAMFQKLRRDLEEATLQHEATAATLRKKHADSVADLGEQIDNLQRVKQKLEKEKSELRLELDDVVSNMEQIVKSKTNLEKMCRTLEDQMTEYRTKFEEGQRSINDFSMQKSKLLTENGELTRQLEEKDSLVSQLTRSKQSHTQQIEDLKRQLEEEVKAKNALAHAVQSARHDSDLLREQYEEEQEAKAELQRSLSKANSEVAQWRTKYETDAIQRTEELEDAKKKLAQRLQDAEEAVEAVNAKCSSLEKTKHRLQNEIEDLMVDVERSNAAAAALDKKQRNFDKILAEWKQKYEESQSELESSQKEARSLSTELFKLKNSYEESLDHLETMKRENKNLQEEISDLTEQIGESGKSIHELEKIRKQLEQEKAEIHSALEEAEASLEHEEGKILRAQLEFNQVKADIERKLAEKDEEMEQAKRNQQRVVDTLQSSLESETRSRNEALRIKKKMEGDLNEMEIQLSQANRQASEAQKQLKSLHGHIKDTQLHLDDALRVNDDLKENIAIVERRNNLIQAELDELRSLVEQTERGRKLAEQELLDVSERVQLLHSQNTSLLNQKKKLEGDTAHLQTEVEEAVQECRNAEEKAKKAITDAAMMAEELKKEQDTSAHLERMKKNMEQTIKDLQHRLDEAEQIAMKGGKKQVQKLEARVRELENEVEIEQKKASDSVKGIRKYERRIKELVYQTEEDRKNLARLQDLVDKLQLKVKSYKRTAEEAEEQGNSNLAKFRKLQHELDEAEERADIAESQVNKLRAKSRDTGAKKGHDEE from the exons ATGGGGGATGCTCACATGGCAGAGTTTGGGGCTGCAGCTGCTTTTCTGCGAAAGTCAGACATGGAGCGACTAGAAGCCCAGACTCGGCCCTTCGACATGAAGAGGGAATGCTTTGTCCCTGATGCAGAGGAGGAGTTCATTAAGGCAACAATCATCAGTCGGGATGGTGACAAAGTCACTTGTAATACTTCTAAGGGAACG ACTGTGACTGTCAAGGAATCTGAGATTAATCCTCAGAACCCGCCAAAGTTCGATAAAATTGAGGACATGGCGATGTTTACCTTCCTGCATGAACCTGCCGTGCTGTTTAACCTCAAAGAGCGTTACGCAGCCTGGATGATCTAT ACCTACTCAGGACTTTTCTGTGTAACTGTCAACCCCTACAAGTGGCTGCCAGTGTACAACCAGGACGTTGTTGTTGCCTACAGAGGCAAGAAGAGGACTGAAGCTCCTCCTCACATCTTCTCCATTTCTGATAACGCCTACCAGTACATGCTTTCAG ACAGGGAAAACCAGTCTGTTCTCATCAC TGGAGAATCTGGTGCTGGGAAGACTGTGAACACCAAGAGAGTCATCCAGTACTTTGCTAGTATTGCTGCTGGTGGTTCTGCAAGGAAGGACACCTGTGACAAGAAG GGTACTCTGGAAGATCAAATCATCCAGTGTAACCCTGCTCTGGAAGCCTTTGGTAATGCCAAGACCATCAGAAATGACAACTCATCTCGTTTT GGCAAGTTCATCCGAATCCACTTTGGTGCCACTGGCAAGCTTGCCTCTGCGGATATTGAGACTT ATCTTCTAGAGAAGTCCCGTGTGACTTTCCAGCTCAAAGCTGAGAGAGATTACCATATCTTCTATCAGATCTTGTCTCAGAGGAAACCTGAGCTGCTAG AAATGCTGCTCATTACTGTAAACCCTTTTGATTACGCATTCATCTCCCAAGGAGAGACTCAAGTAGCGTCTATTAATGATGGTGATGAGCTGATGGGTACTGAC GAAGCTTTTGATGTGCTGGGCTTCACCCAAGAGGAAAAGAACAGCATCTATAAGCTGGTTGGTGCCATCATGCACTTTGGCAATATGAAGTACAagcagaaacagagagaggagcAGGCTGAGGCTGACGGCACTGAAG ATGCTGACAAAGCATCTTATCTAATGGGCCTGAACTCTGCTGATCTCATCAAGGCTCTGTGTCACCCCAGAGTCAAAGTAGGAAATGAGTGGGTTACCAAAGGACAGAGTGTTCAGCAG GTGTACTATGCTATTGGTGCTTTGTCGAAATCAGTATATGAGAAGATGTTCCTTTGGATGGTTGTGAGAATTAACCAATCTCTGGAAACCAAGCAGCCTCGCCAGTACTTCATTGGTGTGCTGGATATCGCTGGCTTTGAGATCTTTGat TTCAACACCTTTGAGCAGATGTGTATCAACTTCACTAATGAGAAGTTGCAGCAGTTTTTCAACCACCACATGTTTGTGCTGGAGCAAGAAGAATACAAGAAAGAGGGCATCGAGTGGGAGTTTATTGACTTTGGCATGGATTTGCAGGCTTGTATTGATCTCATTGAAAAG CCTATGGGTATCATGTCCATCCTTGAAGAGGAGTGCATGTTCCCCAAAGCCAGTGATACCACATTCAAAGCTAAGCTTTACGACAACCACTTGGGCAAATCTGCTAACTTCCAAAAACCCAGGATTGTGAAGGGTAAACCAGAGGCTCACTTTTCACTAGTTCATTATGCTGGCACTGTTGACTACAACATTTTCAACTGGCTGGTGAAGAACAAGGATCCACTCAATGAAACTGTTGTGGGGCTGTACCAGAAGTCCACCATGAAATTGCTTGCTATTCTTTTTGCAAATTATGCTGCTGCTGATTCAG AATCATCcggaaaaacaaaggaaaagaagaaaaaaggttcTTCTTTCCAGACTGTGTCTGCCCTCCACAGG GAGAATTTAAACAAGCTGATGACCAACCTGAGATCAACTCATCCTCATTTTGTGCGCTGCATCATCCCCAATGAGACAAAGACTCCTGGGGCCATGGAGAATCCTCTAGTGATGCACCAGCTGCGCTGTAACGGTGTGCTGGAGGGCATCAGAATCTGCAGAAAGGGCTTCCCCAACAGAATCCTCTATGGTGACTTCAAACAGAG atACCGTATTTTAAATCCTGCTGCTATCCCTGAGGGGCAGTTTATTGACAGCAGAAAGGGAGCAGAAAAGCTACTGGGATCCCTGGACATTGACCACAGCCAGTACAAGTTTGGCCACACTAAG GTGTTCTTCAAGGCTGGTCTCCTGGGTCTCCTTGAGGAGATGAGAGATGACCGTCTTTCTCTCATCATCACTGGTATTCAGTCCCGGGTTCGTGGTCTTCTTTCAAGAATGGAATTCCAGAAAATTGTTGAGCGGCG GGATGGCTTGCTAGTGATCCAGTGGAATATTCGTGCTTTCATGAGTGTCAAGAATTGGCCCTGGATGAAACTCTACTTCAAAATCAAACCATTGTTAAGGTCAGCTGAGGCTGAAAAGGAGATGGCCAATATGAAGGAAGAATTCTTGAAGCTGAAAGAAGCCTATGCCAAATCTGAAGCCCGCAGAAAAGAACTTGAGGAGAAAATGGTCACACTTCTCCAAGAGAAAAATGACCTGCAACTCCAAGTCCAGTCT GAGCAAGACAATCTTTGTGATTCTGAGGAGCGATGTGAGGgtctaataaaaaataagatcCAACTTGAAGCTAAATGCAAGGAATTGACTGAGAGActggaagatgaagatgaaatgaATGCTGAATTGACAGCTAAGAAGAGAAAACTTGAGGATGAATGCTCTGAGCTGAAGAAAGACATTGATGATCTGGAACTTACTCTGGCCaaagtggagaaagaaaaacatgccaCTGAAAATAAG GTTAAAAACCTGACTGAGGAAATGGCAGCTCTTGATGAAATCATTGCCAAGCTGACCAAGGAGAAGAAAGCTTTGCAGGAAGCTCATCAGCAAACACTGGATGATCTGCAGAGTGAGGAAGACAAAGTCAACACTCTGACCAAAGCAAATGCTAAACTAGAGCAGCAAGTCGATGAC cttgaGGGATCACTGGAACAGGAAAAGAAGTTACGCATGGACCTTGAGAGAGCTAAGAGAAAACTTGAAGGAGACTTAAAATTGACTCAGGAGAGTATTATGGACCTGGAAAATGATAAGCAACAGCTGGAGGAAAGGATGAAAAA AAAAGATTTTGAGATCAGCCAACTCAACAGCAAAATTGAGGATGAGCAAGCAATGGCAGCCCAACTTCAAAAGAAACTTAAAGAGCTGCAG GCCCGTATAGAAGAACTTGAAGAAGAACTGGAGGCTGAGAGAGCTGCTCGTGCCAAGGTTGAGAAGCAAAGGGCAGATTTGGCAAGAGAACTGGAGGAGATCAGTGAGAGGCTGGAGGAGGCTGGTGGAGCCACTGTTGCCCAGATTGAAATGAACAAGAAGAGAGAGGCTATGTTCCAGAAACTGCGCAGAGACCTTGAAGAGGCCACCCTGCAACATGAGGCCACTGCTGCAACTCTAAGAAAGAAACATGCTGATAGTGTGGCAGATCTGGGAGAGCAGATTGACAACCTTCAGAGAGTGAAGCAGAAGCTTGAGAAGGAGAAGAGTGAACTGAGACTGGAGCTGGATGATGTGGTCTCCAACATGGAGCAGATTGTTAAATCCAAG ACAAACCTTGAAAAGATGTGCCGGACTCTCGAGGACCAGATGACTGAGTATAGGACTAAATTTGAGGAAGGACAACGCAGCATCAATGACTTTAGCATGCAGAAATCTAAATTGCTAACAGAGAATG GGGAACTCACAAGACAATTGGAAGAAAAGGATTCCTTGGTGTCTCAGCTGACCAGAAGCAAGCAGTCCCATACCCAGCAGATTGAGGATCTCAAGAGACAACTTGAAGAGGAAGTGAAG gctAAGAATGCCCTGGCTCATGCAGTGCAGTCGGCTCGTCATGATTCTGACCTGCTCAGAGAGCAGTATGAAGAGGAGCAGGAGGCTAAGGCTGAGCTGCAGCGCAGTCTCTCCAAAGCAAACTCTGAGGTGGCTCAGTGGAGGACCAAGTATGAAACTGATGCCATCCAGAGAACAGAAGAGCTGGAGGATGCAAA GAAAAAACTTGCTCAGCGTCTACAAGATGCAGAAGAAGCCGTGGAAGCTGTAAATGCCAAATGTTCCTCTCTGGAAAAGACAAAGCACAGACTGCAAAATGAGATTGAAGATCTCATGGTTGATGTGGAAAGGTCCAATGCTGCGGCTGCTGCTTTGGACAAGAAGCAAAGAAACTTTGACAAG ATCCTGGCTGAGTGGAAGCAGAAATATGAAGAGTCGCAGTCTGAGCTGGAGAGCTCCCAAAAAGAGGCCAGATCTCTAAGCACTGAGCTCTTCAAACTGAAGAACTCATATGAGGAGTCCCTTGATCATCTGGAGACCATGAAGAGGGAGAACAAAAACCTCCAAG aGGAAATTTCTGACCTTACTGAGCAAATTGGTGAGAGTGGCAAGAGCATCCATGAACTGGAGAAAATCCGTAAGCAGCTGGAGCAGGAAAAGGCTGAGATTCACTCTGCTCTGGAAGAGGCTGAG GCTTCCCTTGAGCATGAAGAAGGAAAGATCTTGCGGGCCCAACTGGAATTCAACCAGGTGAAGGCTGACATTGAACGTAAACTGGCTGAAAAggatgaagagatggagcaGGCAAAGAGGAACCAACAAAGAGTGGTGGATACCCTGCAAAGCTCTCTAGAGTCTGAGACTCGGAGCAGAAATGAGGCCCTGAGGATAaagaagaagatggagggaGACTTAAATGAGATGGAGATCCAGCTCAGCCAGGCTAACAGGCAGGCTTCAGAGGCCCAGAAACAGCTGAAGAGTCTCCATGGACATATTAAG GATACTCAACTGCACCTGGATGATGCTCTCCGTGTTAACGATGATCTCAAAGAGAACATTGCTATTGTGGAGAGACGCAACAATCTGATCCAGGCTGAACTGGATGAACTGAGATCCCTGGTAGAGCAGACTGAGAGAGGCCGCAAACTGGCTGAGCAAGAATTGCTGGATGTCAGTGAGAGGGTTCAGCTACTGCACTCTCAG aACACCAGCTTGCTGAACCAGAAGAAGAAATTAGAGGGGGACACTGCTCACCTGCAGACTGAGGTAGAGGAGGCTGTCCAAGAGTGCAGGAATGCTGAGGAAAAAGCCAAAAAAGCCATCACTGATGCTGCCATGATGGCAGAAGAGCTGAAGAAGGAGCAGGACACCAGTGCTCACCTGGAGCGTATGAAGAAGAACATGGAGCAGACCATTAAAGATCTCCAGCACCGCCTAGATGAAGCTGAGCAAATCGCCATGAAAGGTGGCAAGAAGCAGGTCCAGAAACTGGAAGCTAGA gTGAGAGAGCTTGAAAATGAAGTGGAGATAGAACAGAAAAAGGCCAGTGATTCTGTGAAGGGTATTCGCAAATATGAGAGACGAATCAAGGAACTCGTTTACCAG actgaggaAGACCGTAAGAATCTGGCACGTCTTCAGGACCTGGTAGACAAACTGCAGTTGAAAGTCAAGTCTTACAAGAGAACTGCAGAGGAAGCT GAGGAGCAGGGCAATTCCAATCTGGCCAAGTTCCGTAAACTACAGCATGAGCTGGATGAGGCAGAGGAAAGAGCTGATATTGCTGAATCCCAAGTGAACAAGCTGAGAGCCAAAAGCCGTGACACTGGTGCCAAG AAGGGGCATGATGAAGAGTGA